A single region of the Enterococcus mundtii genome encodes:
- a CDS encoding recombinase family protein, with translation MTRTIGYIRTSKNTQDLGLEVQRKALERFEPDELFSEQISGRKENRTELEKALNCLEKGDTLLIYNLSRLSRSSKQLVNLMSELNQKGIHLKSVQEAIDTSSATGRLFYTVLAAIAEFEAESISIRTKEALANSDKPLGRPPIKESKRKKIVVLYKGNHLSLKEIAEKCGVSEKTVYNIAKKEGLSRK, from the coding sequence ATGACAAGAACTATTGGTTATATACGCACAAGTAAAAACACACAAGACCTAGGATTGGAAGTGCAAAGAAAAGCATTAGAACGATTTGAGCCAGATGAATTATTTTCTGAACAAATCAGTGGGCGAAAAGAAAATCGAACAGAACTAGAGAAAGCGTTGAATTGCTTGGAAAAAGGTGACACTTTACTTATTTACAATTTATCAAGGTTGAGTCGTTCCTCGAAACAATTAGTAAATTTAATGTCTGAGCTTAATCAAAAAGGGATTCACTTAAAGAGTGTCCAAGAAGCAATTGATACTTCATCAGCAACTGGCAGACTATTTTACACGGTGTTAGCAGCAATAGCTGAGTTTGAAGCGGAGAGCATTAGCATACGAACAAAAGAAGCACTAGCAAACAGTGATAAGCCATTGGGGAGACCACCAATAAAAGAAAGTAAGCGTAAAAAAATCGTTGTTTTATATAAGGGAAATCATCTATCTTTAAAAGAAATTGCAGAAAAATGTGGGGTATCCGAAAAAACTGTTTATAATATTGCTAAAAAAGAAGGTCTTTCAAGAAAATGA